A genomic segment from Polyangium mundeleinium encodes:
- a CDS encoding M13 family metallopeptidase — MATPASPRPSPTPVTAPAPPEKHVTLGDVGLDPTALDRTAAPCQDFYQYACGGWLAKNEIPADRTRVGRNIEIVERNQNALRSILESASSQSTGDPALQAVGTFYGTCVDEAALEAAGTKGIDPLVKKVRAVRDLPSLVAAVAELHRHGIFSIFVIGSEQDAKDATRVIARLDQGGLGLPDRDDYLNDDARSKEIRTHYLDHVGRMMQLAGKKPADAKKAADDVMAIETTLARASKTRIERRDPSGMYNKVDRAGLARLAPTWGWSAYFKGLGFEGLHDFNVTAPGFLQGLEHLLASTKPAAWQAYLEWHVLNATANALPKRFDDESFTMWRFLSGQQKQRDRWRRCVTATDAALGESLGRFFVARHFAGESRDVVRQMIVAIGEAFDERFGELDWMDEKTKERAREKRQQIAYLIGYPNTWRVYDFSLDKEVHAANVLAGRAFEVKRQLTKVGKPVDREDWQMSPPTVNAYYDPQLNQMAFPAGILQPPFFSARSSLAVNMGATGETIGHELIHGFDDEGSRYDGKGNLASWWEPETRRRFEARAQCVVDQYSAYEPLPGVKINGKLTLGENIADIGGLKLAFRAYRALRKSAEERIWADGFDEDQQFFLSFGQSQCTKWREERARTLLQTDPHSLAKFRVNGSVSNMPEFARAFSCAEGKALNPKQRCDVW; from the coding sequence GTGGCCACCCCCGCGTCGCCCCGCCCGAGCCCCACCCCGGTGACGGCGCCAGCCCCCCCTGAAAAGCACGTCACGCTCGGCGACGTCGGCCTCGACCCGACCGCGCTCGATCGCACCGCCGCCCCTTGCCAAGACTTCTATCAATACGCCTGCGGCGGTTGGCTTGCCAAGAACGAGATACCCGCCGACCGCACCCGCGTGGGTCGCAATATCGAGATCGTCGAACGAAACCAGAACGCACTCAGAAGCATTCTCGAGAGCGCTTCGTCGCAGTCGACCGGCGATCCGGCGCTTCAGGCCGTCGGCACCTTTTACGGCACGTGCGTCGACGAAGCGGCGCTCGAGGCCGCCGGCACCAAGGGCATCGACCCCCTTGTAAAGAAAGTGCGCGCGGTGCGTGACCTGCCTTCGCTCGTCGCCGCCGTCGCCGAGCTGCACCGACACGGCATCTTTTCGATCTTCGTCATCGGCAGCGAGCAAGACGCGAAGGACGCGACGCGCGTCATCGCCCGCCTCGACCAGGGCGGCCTCGGATTGCCCGACCGCGACGACTACCTGAACGACGACGCGCGGTCGAAAGAGATTCGAACGCATTATCTCGACCACGTCGGTCGCATGATGCAGCTTGCCGGCAAGAAGCCCGCCGATGCAAAGAAGGCCGCCGACGACGTGATGGCGATCGAGACCACGCTCGCCCGCGCCTCGAAGACGCGCATCGAGCGGCGCGACCCGTCCGGCATGTACAACAAGGTCGACCGCGCAGGGCTCGCGCGCCTCGCGCCCACCTGGGGCTGGAGCGCCTACTTCAAGGGCCTGGGCTTCGAAGGCCTGCACGACTTCAACGTCACCGCCCCGGGCTTTCTGCAGGGCCTCGAGCACCTGCTCGCGTCGACCAAGCCGGCGGCGTGGCAGGCCTACCTCGAGTGGCATGTTCTGAACGCCACCGCCAACGCGCTGCCAAAGAGGTTCGACGACGAATCGTTCACCATGTGGCGGTTTTTGAGCGGCCAGCAGAAGCAGCGAGACCGCTGGAGGCGCTGCGTGACCGCCACCGACGCCGCTCTCGGCGAGTCGCTCGGCCGGTTCTTCGTCGCCCGCCACTTCGCCGGCGAGAGCCGCGACGTCGTCCGGCAGATGATCGTCGCCATCGGCGAGGCCTTCGACGAGCGCTTCGGCGAGCTCGACTGGATGGACGAAAAAACCAAAGAGCGCGCCCGCGAAAAGCGCCAGCAGATAGCCTACCTCATCGGCTACCCGAACACGTGGCGCGTCTATGATTTCTCTCTCGACAAGGAGGTGCACGCGGCCAACGTGCTCGCCGGCCGGGCCTTCGAGGTGAAGCGCCAACTTACCAAGGTGGGCAAGCCCGTCGACCGCGAAGACTGGCAAATGAGCCCGCCCACGGTGAACGCCTACTACGACCCGCAGCTCAACCAAATGGCCTTCCCGGCAGGCATCTTGCAGCCGCCCTTTTTCTCGGCCCGCTCTAGCCTGGCCGTCAACATGGGCGCGACCGGCGAGACCATCGGCCACGAACTCATCCACGGCTTCGACGACGAGGGCTCGCGGTACGACGGCAAGGGCAACCTCGCGTCGTGGTGGGAGCCTGAAACGCGCAGGCGCTTCGAGGCCAGGGCGCAATGCGTCGTCGACCAGTATTCGGCCTACGAGCCCCTGCCCGGCGTGAAGATCAATGGCAAGCTGACCCTCGGCGAGAACATCGCCGATATCGGTGGCCTCAAGCTCGCCTTTCGCGCGTATCGCGCCCTGCGAAAGAGCGCAGAAGAGCGCATTTGGGCCGACGGGTTCGACGAAGACCAACAGTTTTTTCTGTCGTTCGGCCAGTCTCAGTGCACGAAGTGGCGTGAAGAGCGGGCGCGCACGCTCTTGCAGACCGACCCGCATTCGCTGGCAAAATTTCGGGTAAACGGGTCTGTCTCGAACATGCCCGAGTTCGCCCGCGCCTTCTCATGCGCCGAGGGCAAGGCCCTGAACCCCAAGCAGCGCTGCGACGTCTGGTGA
- a CDS encoding DUF6968 family protein, with protein sequence MQMMAERKLTFIENGTRRRRVVRVRLGVPRRDEKGPDWLVEYEIIGPGPDHVIRRHTKGIDAIQTLVMALNVIIPAQLENLADLAGGRLLFIKSADLGFVHIPTEPKP encoded by the coding sequence ATGCAAATGATGGCCGAGCGCAAGCTCACCTTCATCGAGAATGGGACAAGACGGCGGCGTGTCGTACGCGTTCGATTAGGGGTTCCGAGACGTGACGAAAAGGGGCCAGATTGGTTGGTTGAATACGAAATCATCGGCCCTGGCCCCGATCACGTCATCCGACGGCACACCAAAGGAATTGACGCGATCCAGACCCTTGTCATGGCGTTGAACGTGATCATTCCCGCCCAACTCGAAAATCTCGCAGATTTGGCCGGAGGTCGCTTGCTTTTCATTAAAAGCGCTGACCTCGGGTTCGTACATATACCAACCGAGCCGAAACCATAA
- a CDS encoding RNA polymerase sigma factor gives MTRPLKPLSELAAVQAALRRFGVDGPDVEDLCQDVFVVAIRRGATSGGWLVQTARKLAANHRRLHRHWREVIDLRAVRLASAAPEDGLARVHLRCALRRIKDEDRELLVRHVLGGETLAELAEGLGVSKSGVHGRLKRVCRALRKSLSRG, from the coding sequence GTGACGCGGCCACTGAAGCCGCTGAGCGAGCTTGCCGCGGTCCAGGCTGCGCTCCGGCGGTTTGGCGTGGACGGTCCGGACGTCGAGGACCTGTGTCAGGACGTGTTCGTCGTGGCCATCCGGCGAGGCGCCACGTCAGGCGGCTGGCTGGTCCAGACGGCGCGCAAGCTCGCGGCGAACCATCGGCGTCTCCATCGTCATTGGCGCGAGGTCATCGACCTGCGCGCAGTGCGGCTCGCTTCAGCCGCCCCCGAGGACGGGCTTGCGCGGGTCCACCTGCGCTGCGCGCTTCGCCGGATCAAGGACGAGGACCGCGAGCTGCTCGTGCGGCACGTGCTCGGCGGCGAGACGCTCGCGGAGCTCGCGGAGGGGCTCGGCGTGTCGAAGAGCGGCGTCCACGGCAGACTGAAGCGCGTGTGCAGGGCGCTGCGCAAGAGCCTGTCACGGGGCTGA
- the tnpC gene encoding IS66 family transposase, whose protein sequence is MNFETENDPEILRQAALLLERENQRLAKQIIELTRELLALKGGDSEQMKLRIAALEQQIAQKNRLLFGERSERRANGEGDAPPEPPNPPKPPQKGHGPKAQLSLPIEEVVHKLDDADMTCKSCGGALDEWEGQFEESEEVDVVPRRFVVKRHKRQKYRCGCGGCIETAPGPEKLFEGARYSIEFAAEVGVDKYGDHAPLERQVRKMRREGLLVESQTLWDQLERAARLLAPGYEALFQYVLSRGVIGADETRWPLLGKNEPSRWHAWSVVAPDAAAYRILEGRSNEDGRKVLGGYKGVVMCDGYAVYKSLSKTEGFSLVHCWAHTRREFIKIETSYPAETKRVLDLIRGLYAIEAKCRPGPEGDAERLALRQAESKPLLELIQHWAETTPVVPRSSLDDAIQYMVGHWTGLTRFLSDPRIPLDNNHTERAERGVVVGRKNHYGSRSRRGTEVAALFYSFVESAKLCRLDPKAYLRTAIRAAVRGERIPLPHEIAAQG, encoded by the coding sequence GTGAATTTCGAGACCGAGAACGACCCTGAAATCCTCCGGCAGGCAGCCCTGCTCCTGGAGCGCGAGAACCAGCGGCTCGCGAAGCAGATCATCGAGCTGACCCGGGAGCTGCTCGCGCTGAAGGGCGGTGACTCCGAGCAGATGAAGCTGCGCATCGCGGCGCTCGAACAGCAGATCGCCCAGAAGAACCGCCTGCTCTTCGGCGAAAGATCGGAGCGACGCGCGAATGGCGAAGGCGACGCGCCGCCCGAACCGCCCAATCCACCGAAGCCGCCGCAAAAGGGCCACGGCCCGAAGGCGCAGCTCTCACTGCCGATCGAAGAGGTCGTCCACAAGCTGGATGACGCCGACATGACCTGCAAATCGTGCGGCGGCGCGCTCGACGAGTGGGAGGGGCAATTCGAGGAGTCGGAAGAGGTCGACGTCGTGCCTCGCCGCTTCGTGGTGAAGAGGCACAAGCGCCAGAAGTATCGCTGCGGCTGCGGCGGGTGCATCGAGACGGCACCCGGGCCCGAGAAGCTCTTCGAGGGGGCACGTTACTCGATTGAATTCGCCGCCGAGGTGGGTGTGGACAAGTACGGGGACCACGCTCCGCTGGAGCGCCAGGTGCGCAAGATGCGACGCGAGGGCTTGCTCGTGGAATCGCAGACGCTCTGGGATCAGCTCGAGCGTGCCGCGAGGCTGCTCGCGCCGGGATACGAAGCGCTCTTCCAATACGTGCTCAGCCGAGGCGTCATCGGCGCGGACGAGACGCGATGGCCGCTCCTGGGCAAGAATGAGCCTTCGCGCTGGCACGCGTGGTCCGTGGTCGCGCCCGACGCGGCGGCCTATCGAATTCTGGAGGGCCGCTCGAACGAGGACGGGAGGAAGGTGCTCGGTGGTTATAAGGGCGTCGTGATGTGCGACGGCTACGCCGTGTACAAGTCGCTCTCGAAAACGGAGGGTTTCTCGCTCGTGCACTGCTGGGCACACACGAGGCGCGAATTCATCAAGATCGAGACTTCGTACCCCGCGGAGACGAAGCGAGTGCTCGACTTGATCCGCGGCCTGTATGCCATCGAGGCGAAGTGCAGGCCCGGCCCCGAGGGCGATGCCGAGCGGCTCGCGCTGCGACAAGCAGAATCCAAGCCGCTACTGGAGCTCATCCAGCATTGGGCGGAGACGACGCCGGTCGTGCCCAGGAGCAGCCTGGACGATGCAATCCAATACATGGTCGGGCACTGGACAGGACTCACGCGATTTCTTTCGGATCCTCGAATCCCGCTGGACAACAACCATACCGAGAGAGCCGAGCGCGGCGTCGTGGTCGGGCGGAAGAACCACTATGGGTCTCGATCGCGGCGAGGGACCGAGGTTGCCGCGCTCTTTTATTCGTTTGTGGAGAGCGCGAAGCTCTGCCGGCTCGATCCGAAGGCGTACCTGCGCACGGCCATCAGGGCAGCGGTGCGTGGGGAACGAATTCCGCTACCGCACGAGATAGCTGCTCAGGGATAG
- a CDS encoding RNA polymerase sigma factor, with translation MGHKPKDKPGDRPGFLARLVEVRADIERFLASEGLKRANSNDGIEDKAQNVLTTAVKSRANYDPEAGDLRAWTLGIAANVVREDDRAKRRYDARFSAEDGEADSTPAPTASPERLAHLRDVQRKVVKAMEEMPAEYFQVLMLVGIEGWSHKEVAEELGISEDLAKKRLERARGFLLKKSGLSRDDLHAFMPLLWLVGEGHASRLEWIRKLLGFSHPAGNALGAVVLDGVAHGRLPEARHSTGHPLP, from the coding sequence ATGGGGCACAAACCGAAGGACAAGCCAGGGGACCGTCCAGGCTTCCTCGCCCGGCTCGTCGAGGTGCGCGCAGATATCGAGCGCTTCCTCGCGAGCGAGGGCCTGAAACGAGCCAACAGCAACGATGGCATCGAGGACAAGGCGCAGAACGTCCTCACCACGGCCGTCAAGAGCCGCGCCAACTACGACCCCGAAGCCGGCGATCTCCGCGCCTGGACCCTCGGGATCGCCGCGAACGTCGTGCGTGAAGACGACCGCGCCAAGCGGCGCTACGACGCGCGGTTCTCCGCGGAGGACGGCGAAGCGGACTCCACGCCCGCGCCGACCGCCTCCCCCGAGCGCCTCGCGCACTTGCGCGACGTGCAGCGGAAGGTCGTAAAGGCCATGGAGGAGATGCCAGCCGAGTATTTCCAGGTGCTCATGCTCGTTGGCATCGAGGGTTGGTCGCACAAAGAGGTCGCCGAGGAGCTCGGCATCTCGGAAGACTTGGCGAAGAAGCGTCTCGAACGAGCTCGGGGGTTCCTCCTCAAAAAGAGCGGCCTTTCGCGTGATGATCTGCACGCCTTCATGCCCCTTCTGTGGCTCGTCGGGGAAGGGCACGCGTCTCGCCTCGAATGGATACGCAAGCTCCTCGGCTTCTCCCATCCGGCAGGAAATGCGCTCGGCGCGGTCGTGCTCGACGGCGTAGCCCACGGACGTCTCCCAGAAGCTAGACACAGCACCGGCCATCCCCTACCATAA
- a CDS encoding RNA polymerase sigma factor produces the protein MKRATGELPPLPDDPREALKVLAPRVLQWLRVLPVPWAPVPYRRRADVAQDILRSALESLPRYDRSKGSVATWLYEIARRVSRDALVQDQYRGGFIADDDVLQTAGEGNQEEEFALHERIRIVREVLTEMEPRLREVLEAREFATLTVREVGELVGVPERTAKEWIAQAREDFRERVEKKLGKDRSVAMLAPLLTIDTLFAHLRDRGQSVSAEELGLLHAALQEAPASGVRSSRSAWWELAGSSLGGGVVGGVIMYLLLRPDLRARPWLDARPLAERIGVVAAAVPRPMDVPDPEPAPWADTPLPASTQRTKPVLVDARAILEEAFRAALARNVPAAQDALRRYDQRFPQNPHPELKARVVEVMSSLKVQSHSAQ, from the coding sequence ATGAAGCGAGCCACCGGGGAGCTTCCACCTCTCCCGGACGACCCGCGCGAGGCCCTGAAGGTGCTCGCGCCGCGGGTTCTCCAGTGGCTACGCGTGTTGCCGGTCCCGTGGGCGCCCGTACCGTACAGACGACGCGCCGACGTGGCGCAGGACATTCTCCGGAGCGCGCTCGAAAGCCTGCCGCGGTACGATCGGAGCAAAGGATCGGTCGCTACGTGGCTGTACGAAATTGCGCGTCGGGTCTCGCGTGACGCACTCGTGCAGGATCAGTATCGCGGCGGCTTCATCGCCGACGATGATGTCTTACAAACGGCTGGGGAGGGCAATCAGGAAGAGGAATTCGCGCTGCACGAGCGTATCCGGATCGTGCGTGAAGTCTTGACCGAGATGGAGCCCCGCCTGCGCGAGGTGCTCGAGGCTCGCGAGTTCGCGACGCTCACCGTGCGCGAGGTCGGCGAGCTCGTCGGCGTTCCGGAGAGGACCGCGAAAGAGTGGATCGCGCAAGCTCGCGAGGACTTCCGGGAGCGTGTCGAGAAGAAGCTCGGCAAAGACCGGAGCGTCGCGATGCTGGCGCCGCTGCTCACCATCGACACGCTTTTCGCGCATCTGCGCGACAGGGGACAGTCGGTCTCCGCGGAGGAGCTCGGGCTGCTCCACGCTGCGCTGCAAGAGGCCCCGGCCTCTGGGGTGCGGTCTTCTCGCTCTGCCTGGTGGGAGCTCGCGGGCAGCTCTCTTGGCGGAGGTGTGGTGGGGGGCGTGATCATGTATCTGCTCCTGCGTCCCGATCTCCGAGCGCGGCCATGGCTCGACGCGCGGCCCTTGGCCGAACGCATTGGGGTGGTGGCGGCGGCTGTGCCGCGTCCAATGGATGTCCCCGATCCCGAACCGGCACCGTGGGCGGACACTCCTTTGCCAGCGAGCACGCAGCGGACAAAGCCGGTGCTCGTGGATGCGAGAGCCATCCTTGAGGAGGCATTTCGTGCAGCGCTGGCTCGCAATGTTCCCGCGGCGCAGGATGCTCTTCGCCGGTACGACCAGCGCTTCCCGCAGAATCCACATCCGGAGCTGAAGGCGCGGGTCGTCGAGGTGATGTCGAGCCTGAAAGTTCAAAGTCATTCGGCGCAATGA
- a CDS encoding TolC family protein, with protein sequence MRFLKRAMRRGLGPGACLLLLLGALAEPARAGVDAATTMGETPAAPGFSLADALAALDRHPQLVSAQATGRAAAHDVVAAGVWTNPQINIQYARSLGYTTYDPLLGAGQIGVTQFLETSGLPTARRRAAELERDATHADTGATRTRLALEVRRAFLALAGAFERKNVVVGTLAQVERARGIVEARVAGGLAPRYHASRMAIAVADARAAVEEAEAQIATERGAFDVAVGPGASALLGAPKIDLYESSSLPSLSSFRDAAKNHNAEVNAMQLRARAAAAEVDIAQRSVFPGIAVYGGVGVGQGIGPNNERQYDVLVGVTVPIPSLDRGQGRIPAARMRAQAWSSAADGLTLEVDQRVRAEYAAASRRRIALEKYRESAVASSAAMVSEIEAAYSDGRLAVLELVDAYTSARDAKLRFVDLAVDAKIAEVALWQAAGVAP encoded by the coding sequence ATGCGATTCCTGAAGCGTGCCATGCGGCGCGGGCTCGGCCCCGGGGCCTGCCTCCTCCTGCTCCTGGGGGCCCTGGCGGAGCCCGCGCGGGCCGGCGTCGACGCCGCGACGACGATGGGCGAGACGCCCGCGGCCCCAGGGTTTTCGCTGGCCGACGCGCTCGCGGCCCTCGATCGGCACCCGCAGCTCGTGTCCGCGCAGGCCACGGGCCGCGCCGCGGCGCACGACGTCGTCGCGGCGGGGGTCTGGACGAATCCACAGATCAACATCCAATATGCCCGATCCCTCGGGTACACCACGTACGATCCGCTGCTCGGCGCAGGGCAGATCGGCGTGACGCAATTTCTGGAGACGAGTGGCCTGCCGACGGCGCGGCGTCGCGCCGCAGAGCTCGAACGGGACGCGACGCACGCCGATACGGGCGCCACGCGGACGCGTCTCGCACTCGAAGTGCGCCGAGCCTTCCTTGCGCTCGCAGGCGCCTTCGAGCGGAAGAATGTCGTCGTGGGGACGCTCGCGCAGGTCGAGCGGGCCCGGGGCATCGTCGAGGCGCGCGTCGCGGGTGGGCTCGCGCCAAGGTATCATGCGTCACGCATGGCCATCGCCGTCGCAGACGCGCGCGCGGCCGTCGAGGAGGCCGAAGCGCAGATCGCGACCGAGCGAGGCGCATTCGACGTCGCCGTCGGTCCAGGCGCGTCCGCGCTCCTGGGAGCCCCGAAGATCGATCTGTACGAATCGTCGTCCCTGCCATCGCTGAGCAGCTTCCGGGACGCGGCGAAAAACCACAACGCAGAGGTCAACGCCATGCAGCTCCGCGCGCGCGCCGCGGCAGCGGAGGTGGACATCGCCCAGCGTTCGGTCTTCCCAGGAATCGCAGTCTACGGCGGCGTCGGCGTCGGCCAAGGAATCGGGCCGAACAACGAACGGCAATACGATGTCCTCGTGGGCGTGACGGTCCCCATTCCGTCGCTGGACCGCGGCCAAGGCAGGATCCCAGCTGCGCGCATGCGAGCCCAAGCATGGTCGAGCGCCGCAGACGGTCTCACCCTCGAAGTCGACCAGCGCGTCCGAGCCGAGTACGCCGCCGCGAGCCGGCGCCGCATCGCCCTGGAAAAATATCGAGAATCAGCGGTCGCGTCGAGCGCAGCCATGGTGAGCGAAATCGAAGCCGCCTACAGCGACGGGCGCCTCGCGGTGCTGGAGCTGGTCGATGCCTACACCTCCGCGCGCGACGCAAAGCTCCGGTTCGTGGACCTGGCCGTGGATGCCAAGATCGCCGAGGTGGCCCTATGGCAAGCAGCCGGCGTGGCGCCCTGA
- the tnpB gene encoding IS66 family insertion sequence element accessory protein TnpB (TnpB, as the term is used for proteins encoded by IS66 family insertion elements, is considered an accessory protein, since TnpC, encoded by a neighboring gene, is a DDE family transposase.), translating into MIGSTRQVRVYAYRNPADMRKSFNTLAALVVQGLGRDIMSGDIFLFVGRTRKLAKLIYWDGTGLCLFSKRLAKGSFAAPWAQPGDRPLVLTTSELAILLEGSEFALRVPLSPPPYAPTERVLRWG; encoded by the coding sequence GTGATCGGCTCGACCCGGCAGGTCCGCGTGTACGCGTATCGAAATCCCGCGGATATGCGGAAGTCGTTCAATACCCTGGCGGCGCTCGTCGTCCAGGGTCTCGGTCGCGACATCATGTCCGGCGATATCTTCCTCTTCGTCGGCCGGACGCGAAAGCTCGCCAAGCTGATCTACTGGGACGGGACAGGTCTTTGCCTCTTCTCGAAGCGCCTCGCGAAGGGCAGCTTCGCAGCGCCTTGGGCCCAGCCTGGCGACCGCCCGCTCGTGCTCACCACGAGCGAACTCGCAATTCTGCTCGAGGGGAGCGAGTTCGCGCTGCGCGTGCCCCTCTCGCCGCCGCCCTACGCCCCCACCGAGCGCGTCCTGCGCTGGGGCTGA
- a CDS encoding helix-turn-helix domain-containing protein produces MSARERFAKNLRAARKAKGLSQEALGELADLHPTYVGSVERGERNISVDNMDRLARALELDVVDLLRQPV; encoded by the coding sequence ATGTCGGCTCGTGAGCGGTTCGCGAAAAACCTCCGCGCCGCCCGGAAGGCCAAGGGATTGTCGCAGGAAGCGCTCGGGGAGCTCGCGGACCTGCATCCGACGTACGTCGGGTCGGTGGAGCGCGGGGAGCGGAACATCTCGGTGGACAACATGGACCGGCTCGCGAGGGCGCTCGAGCTCGACGTGGTGGATCTGCTGCGACAGCCGGTGTGA